The stretch of DNA ACTTTTCCTTTATATCTTCGTTTCGTTTACGGTTGTGATTAGCAAACGCATTGTTCGCTGTTGAAATATCACAGTTCAGTAAAGACTGCCCCGAGTGTTTCTGTGGGTAAGCTGATTCACATCGTGAGGATTGTCGAGGCTCGTTGgaaattctttttatattaaaACCGTTTACATTTGCTTCTACTTCCTTGAGTGAAGGTCTcataattttcttgaaattttttaaacTACCGCGTTGTTTCGAAGGACTTGACGCGCGAAGAATATCAATCTTGGAACCCTCGGAGGCTTTTGATAAGCAATAATCAAAATTAGGTACATACCATGGTTGTTTAGAATAATTTCCAGCCGtttgatttaatgaaataaaggaaaCGTTTTTCCTATTTTTCGAATATCCTGAATGTCTGTTATTATCTGAACTCTTTTCTACTTCCTTCTGGTTTGCACTAACGTCCAGTGTACAATCGACTGTTTTAACAAATTGTAGATTTTTATAATTTCGAAGGTTGTTCTTGTTGCGAAAACCATAAAAGTTTTCGTCGTTCGGATTTAGTAAGCACCTGTTATTGTTCGAAACCCTCAAGCTTCGATGGTTATCTTTGAAGGAGAGTGATTCACTATCACCAATATTATCAAAGCGACAACTACTCGAGTTTATGGGTTTCAAAGTTTTTGAGGAATTTTCATTATTTGCTTCGTTCTTTGGTTCATTATAAAAAGTATAATACTTTACTCCACTTTTGACCTGCAGACTGTCGCTCGTTGAAGGATTCGTTTTTCTGAAACCCGGAATCTGGTGCCCATCTCGATTGCTCTGCTTCCAAAGAAATCCAACTTGATATTTCGACGTTGCTTTTCGAAGCATTTTATTAGTctgaaacgaaaaataaaaagagaggaaACGATATATTAATTATCAAATTGCGATTCTAAGATATTTCGAAATTTCCTTTTCCaagaatattttcaattataatttattgttttagtTTAACTTGACGATATATAAAGCCTCATCTTTTGTAAAGTTTTCTATACGTTACACAAGCCTTCAGGaaacttcgtgtgtgtgtgagagattttaaattttaatgaaaatatgtcAACCCGATATGTTCGGGAAagagaatattttaatatttagtattaaaattctgccgaggttgactgtgactttcatcctttcggggtcgataaaataagtacttgctgagtactggggtcaatgtaatagacttgcCCCCtttcccgaacttgctggccttgtgccaaaatttgaagcggATATTTCGTATTAAAATAATCGTGTTTCCACTGTTCTGTAGAATAACGATCAATCGATATTATACAGTTAAGAATGTGTAAACAAATGTGTCTGAAGAACCAAATCTCGATTAACGCCCAACGATATTTTTGCaacaaacacattctttattatataaataagcatTCGGGTCCATTTATGCGAAAATTCTAACATATAAAAAGACAAGATTAAGTTCGGGACTTGCAACAGGGATTTCAAACGGAAGATTTGGGGTTCAAATCTCTCCTTGTCATATTTCCGAAATGAATGTTGGTATAgcgtttatatataaaagtctgtGTGTgcgaacacatacaaacatacgtatgcatgtgtacacatacatgtgtgtgtgtgattgcttaTTGAAAGGATCagccaacaacaaaaaagaaaccacTCATTTTAGTAAGTTTTAAAGATACCATTTAATGAATGAAAGAGGTTTTATGTGGCCGACTTCAATTTTTATGCTCACGTAGTGCAGTGATCATCTGATTAATACACTATCTGAGCATGAAACTCGAAGtagtgtacgtgtttgtatgtacaatatgcacatacaacatacaaaacacaataccacacacacacacacacaca from Octopus sinensis linkage group LG2, ASM634580v1, whole genome shotgun sequence encodes:
- the LOC115232616 gene encoding uncharacterized protein LOC115232616 isoform X2, which gives rise to MPKTNKMLRKATSKYQVGFLWKQSNRDGHQIPGFRKTNPSTSDSLQVKSGVKYYTFYNEPKNEANNENSSKTLKPINSSSCRFDNIGDSESLSFKDNHRSLRVSNNNRCLLNPNDENFYGFRNKNNLRNYKNLQFVKTVDCTLDVSANQKEVEKSSDNNRHSGYSKNRKNVSFISLNQTAGNYSKQPWYVPNFDYCLSKASEGSKIDILRASSPSKQRGSLKNFKKIMRPSLKEVEANVNGFNIKRISNEPRQSSRCESAYPQKHSGQSLLNCDISTANNAFANHNRKRNEDIKEKSLNKPFQVFTDVSSAATKDSDNKRTKFKSNTKYARKYSFQQLKMNSKLYQNKLVLTKTEKNNFNETVNANNIIQNKTNQNRDFSFAESEKNRKRPERRKFEDNEETVTANYISRGYLKPDTKPNLFELTGLKLPLQMSNKTFIPYPLKYFKNHSLQATQTNTSRIIGFNRSPALLTIKNIVLHDAASRQSKKKELKENNILKWLEDCSKVLLDTSFSHIF
- the LOC115232616 gene encoding uncharacterized protein LOC115232616 isoform X1; this translates as MRKKLKTKFQTNKMLRKATSKYQVGFLWKQSNRDGHQIPGFRKTNPSTSDSLQVKSGVKYYTFYNEPKNEANNENSSKTLKPINSSSCRFDNIGDSESLSFKDNHRSLRVSNNNRCLLNPNDENFYGFRNKNNLRNYKNLQFVKTVDCTLDVSANQKEVEKSSDNNRHSGYSKNRKNVSFISLNQTAGNYSKQPWYVPNFDYCLSKASEGSKIDILRASSPSKQRGSLKNFKKIMRPSLKEVEANVNGFNIKRISNEPRQSSRCESAYPQKHSGQSLLNCDISTANNAFANHNRKRNEDIKEKSLNKPFQVFTDVSSAATKDSDNKRTKFKSNTKYARKYSFQQLKMNSKLYQNKLVLTKTEKNNFNETVNANNIIQNKTNQNRDFSFAESEKNRKRPERRKFEDNEETVTANYISRGYLKPDTKPNLFELTGLKLPLQMSNKTFIPYPLKYFKNHSLQATQTNTSRIIGFNRSPALLTIKNIVLHDAASRQSKKKELKENNILKWLEDCSKVLLDTSFSHIF